A window of the Henckelia pumila isolate YLH828 chromosome 3, ASM3356847v2, whole genome shotgun sequence genome harbors these coding sequences:
- the LOC140889698 gene encoding uncharacterized protein → MKKSKGKKPTSTATAPVPESEDEPNEEMLAKFADNRPQPSENSSSDSSKEYQVNSSNSSAFYSKEISDCWENYADREFLEEHNIDVESYGAQNMVRFFEVRNILSTVTTAGPYCRELVREFYCNLTEAVKDPRYMKYGKVYVRGQIFSFSPIIINGFLQTPASDDDALPTMDEMTSVITGGHVTIYPAHPKKFPVAKLTSFYSVLHKTAVKTWTPSENSSVVTKHQALVLYAIGTGIAFNFGRVVFDTVMAFAYGAQPILKLPYPSLIYSMLLSQEIEKDDDVALIALGELLKIAPALLKGNRKIDLSWSESADAAGVVAAQLVHVEQKIAQEKADLAYYEGLKAHYESVLSGAGPSEQKGREGSEVEETESESNQF, encoded by the exons ATGAAGAAGTCTAAAGGCAAGAAGCCTACATCCACTGCTACTGCTCCTGTcccagaatctgaagatgaaccAAACGAGGAGATGCTCGCAAAATTTGCTGACAACCGCCCACAACCTTCTGAGAATTCCAGCTCTGATTCGA gCAAAGAATACCAGGTAAACTCGTCCAATTCATCTGCTTTTTACTCCAAGGAGATTTCTGATTGCTGGGAGAATTATGCTGATCGAGAATTTCTGGAGGAGCATAACATTGATGTTGAGAGCTATGGAGCTCAGAACATGGTGAGATTTTTCGAGGTAAGGAACATACTGTCTACTGTTACTACTGCTGGTCCTTATTGCAGAGAACTAGTGCGTGAGTTCTACTGCAATCTCactgaagctgtgaaggatccTAGATACATGAAGTATGGAAAAGTTTATGTGcgtgggcagatattctctttCAGCCCTATCATTATAAATGGATTTCTCCAGACTCCTGCCTCTGATGATGATGCTCTGCCTACCATGGATGAGATGACATCTGTCATCACTGGTGGACATGTCACTATTTACCCAGCTCATCCTAAGAAATTTCCAGTAGCCAAGCTCACTTCTTTTTACTCCGTCCTCCATAAAACTGCCGTGAAGACTTGGACTCCATCCGAAAATTCCAGTGTGGTTACCAAGCATCAAGCCCTTGTCTTGTATGCTATTGGTACTGGAATTGCTTTCAATTTTGGCCGAGTtgtgtttgacacagtcatggcTTTTGCATATGGTGCTCAACCTATACTGAAGCTGCCTTATCCATCACTCATCTATTCTATGCTGCTCTCTCAGgagattgagaaggatgatgatgtAGCACTTATTGCTCTAGGGGAGTTGCTAAAGATCGCACCTGCATTGCTCAAAGGAAATCGGAAGATAGACCTTTCTTGGTCTGAGTCAGCTGATGCCGCAGGTGTTGTGGCAG CTCAATTGGTGCATGTTGAGCAGAAGATTGCACAAGAAAAGGCTGACCTAGCCTATTATGAAGGGTTAAAGGCTCACTATGAATCAGTACTAAGCGGAGctggcccttctgaacaaaaagggAGAGAAGGAAGTGAAGTAGAAGAAACAGAATCTGAGAGCAATCAATTTTAA